The following proteins come from a genomic window of Sorex araneus isolate mSorAra2 chromosome 1, mSorAra2.pri, whole genome shotgun sequence:
- the LOC129400851 gene encoding uncharacterized protein LOC129400851 — translation MLETDVMILVREMQVCHGDCGRVLGEDAAASQSEVLVVPKAVISGYEQAEQSLKQATPSLGPPKSAHSAPCSVPTSVPFEVHTPPSYTLLTHTHYCSIPSRSQLLYPHIYSSLHTLLPHTSSSHTTLPHTYNHHHTHNILTHSIHRHTFLTQTPSSQTHLPHTHSSHTQSILTHILSSHTLLPQNTPSSQTHLPHTHSILTHTPSSHTILSPTYTIIRHTLSSQILHLHRYTFLTHILSSQYSFLTHLIPTHSILTHTPLLHTILSHTYTIIIHTSFSHILHPHRHIFLTHIPFSHTLHPHTHCILIHTPSSCTLHPHTRFLHILLHILHILPSHTLSSHKLLSHMHFYILTHTSSSHVPFLPSYPRMFASHCQDLLQKYQVLWLYSRTFIGTGWQGL, via the coding sequence ATGCTGGAGACAGACGTGATGATATTGGTGAGGGAGATGCAAGTTTGCCACGGAGACTGTGGAAGGGTCCTTGGGGAAGATGCCGCAGCCTCTCAAAGCGAAGTACTAGTGGTGCCAAAGGCAGTGATCTCTGGGTATGAGCAGGCCGAGCAGAGCCTGAAGCAGGCAACACCTTCTCTAGGTCCTCCCAAATCAGCGCACAGTGCTCCATGCTCAGTGCCTACCTCTGTTCCATTTGAAGTGCACACTCCTCCAAGTTACACActcctcactcacacacactactGTTCTATCCCCTCACGCTCACAACTCCTCTATCCTCATATATACTCCTCTTTACACACCCTCCTTCCTCACACCTCATCCTCACACACAACCCTTCCTCACACATACAACCACCACCATACACACAACATCCTCACACACTCCATCCACAGACACACCTTCCTCACACAAACTCCTTCCTCACAGACACACCTTCCTCACACACACTCTTCTCACACACAATCCATCCTAACACACATTTTATCCTCACACACACTCCTTCCTCAAAACACCCCATCTTCGCAGACACACCTTCCTCACACACATTCCATCCTCACACACACTCCATCTTCACACACAATCCTTTCTCCCACATATACCATCATCAGACACACGCTTTCCTCTCAGATACTCCATCTTCACAGATATACCTTTCTCACACACATCCTATCCTCACAATACTCCTTCCTCACACACCTCATCCCTACACACTCCATCCTCACACACACTCCACTTTTACACACAATACTTTCTCACACATACACCATCATCATACATACATCTTTCTCTCACATACTCCATCCTCACAGACACATCTTCCTCACACACATTCCATTCTCACATACACTCCATCCTCATACACACTGTATCCTCATACACACGCCATCCTCATGCACACTCCATCCTCACACACGCTTTCTTCACATACTCCTTCACATACTTCACATACTTCCTTCACATACTCTGTCCTCACACAAACTCCTTTCTCACATGCACTTCTACATCCTCACACACACTTCGTCCTCACACGTACCCTTCCTTCCATCATACCCAAGAATGTTCGCCAGTCACTGTCAGGACTTGTTACAAAAATACCAAGTCTTGTGGCTGTATTCAAGGACCTTCATTGGAACAGGATGGCAGGGATTATAA